CGATAAAATGCATAGTGTAATAAAGCACTATCACAGTTCAAGAAAAATGATTTACAGATGGACTCTGTAAAATTCGATAATGACATAAAGATAATAAACCACCGTAAGAACGCGAGTGGATTTGAGAAACTTGTGTGTTTAACGCCCATCATCCCTTCATAATCAAGGATATATCCTGCAGCAATAATCAGACTCACTACCGCTAAAATTATGACAATAACCTTGAGTGAAAACTTTAATGATTTCATCCAAATGCGTTGGTGTCGCTTATAAAACAGGCGATTAATCATGCGAAACCCTTGAAGCCGTTGTACGATGCTTTGATCGCCTTGGACATCGATGGTGTCGTCAATGCGGGCACTTTCAAGATTCAGCTCAACGAGCTCACGCGCTGCATTGCTGCTTAGATTCATTGACTCTCTTACAATCTGATTTGCCTTATTCAGTTTGTTGTCATCCAGTTTTATAAACTCTATATAGAAGTTATAAACACCCACACATAAAACCAGCGACCACAAAACCATAAGAAGTGTGGTATTTTGAATCAAGGCAATTGAACATACAATCACTAAAACAAGTGCTAAAAAGGTGAGTATTGCCCGTTTAATTGAACGTTTCTTCTGATGGATTCGTAAGGTTCTCAATGCAAGCCCTTCGTAGGTCAATAAATTCATAAGCGGTGCAATCAACACTAACACACCCAACAGATACGCATGTGTCGCAAACACTGGAATGCAAAATACAAGCCCCACTACACCAAAGGAATACACATTCTCTTTGAAAGTATAGGTATAGACATCCATCGGATTTACGCGAAATTGTTTAATGAGCAGCCATTTCTCCTTTGAGTCTTCAAAGACCAGGCTTTTTCTACTGGTGAGTGAAAGATAGGTAAAAATCAAGATTGTATAGATTGACGTCCAGGAATTCACCACAATAAAGGGATGAAAGAAATAGCCAGCACTTACAAACCAGGATCCAATTAACGAAAAGATACCCAGTCCAATCACACTCAACAAGATCCTTGTAAACCACATAAATAGAACGTTAACCACAATGAAAAAAGACTTAACATTTGGATTTGAGTAGGTATTCTGATTCACACACTTCTTAAGAATTGGAATGCGTCCCACCCAATAAATTAATTCATTGACGCTAATATACGTTAAGAGTTTAGACATTGGATGTTTGCTTTTCATGGGGTTCACTCAACATTTCAAGAATTTCATCTTCAAAATTAGGATCACTAATGGCATCATGAGACAACATCTTCGTTGTACCATGGTGTAAAATCACAACCTCATCACAGATATCTTTCGCAATTTGCAAGACATGGGTTGCGAGAATCATGATGCATGATTCTTTGATTGAAACAAGGAGCTTCTTCATTTCAACTGATGCGACCACATCAAAGGATGTCAGTGGTTCATCTAAAAAAAGAACCTTCGGTTTCAACATTAAGATGCTAATCATCTGTAACTTATTACGCATACCCAATGAATACTCTTTAATTAACTTATGACGATCATCAATATCAAACTGAATCTTGTCAAAGTATGTATTAATGTCTTTACGGTCTAAGCCTTTATCTTTATTAATATCACAAAAAAACGCAAGAAACTCATACCCTGTCAAAAACTCCGGTAAAGTTGGGGTTGCGTAAACATACCCAACATCTTGAGGTGTAAGTGTTTCATGTGGTTCTAAAGTGATCGTTCCAGAATCAAACGGTATTTCTTGACTGACACAGTTAAAAAACGTCGTCTTTCCACTGCCATTTCTTCCTAAAAGTGCATAAATCTTTCCTTGTTCAAAGCTGGCGTTTACGCCATCCAACACCACTTTAGTGCCAAATGATTTATGCAAATCATATACATTTAGTTTCATTGTTTCCCCTCTTCGTCTATATAAAGTTCATTGTATCATACGTGTCATTTTTTTCACACACACATTAATTTCATTGGCATGAAAATTTAGTTCACTTTTTATCGTGCTCAATCAAACAGAACACACCGATGAATTCTTTTTGTATTTTTCACAATATTTCTACTAAAAAACTTAAACCATAGTTTAAATAAGAGATAAAACCTTAAGTTGTGTGGTGATGGATTCATAAATCATGAATTTCGTGTGGAAATCTATCAAGAAGTAAAAAATAAAACATATAAGCACGTTTCTGTATTGATAATCAAAGGATTTATCCTTATAATTAACGAATATGGAGGATGTCTTATGAAGATTTTGAGTGATTTATCTTGGTTTTTTAAGAAAGAAAAAAAATCATACATATCCGGTATACTTGCTTTATTAGGAATTTCAATTCTAAATTTAATCCCAGCTAAAATCATGGGAAATATTATTGATTCAATTAAAGACAAGACACTTACACCTCAGACGCTTGTGATGGGTGTTGGTGGCTTTTTATTGTGTGCAGTTATGATGTATATACTTCGGTATCTGTGGCGTATT
This DNA window, taken from Erysipelothrix larvae, encodes the following:
- a CDS encoding ABC transporter ATP-binding protein, with protein sequence MKLNVYDLHKSFGTKVVLDGVNASFEQGKIYALLGRNGSGKTTFFNCVSQEIPFDSGTITLEPHETLTPQDVGYVYATPTLPEFLTGYEFLAFFCDINKDKGLDRKDINTYFDKIQFDIDDRHKLIKEYSLGMRNKLQMISILMLKPKVLFLDEPLTSFDVVASVEMKKLLVSIKESCIMILATHVLQIAKDICDEVVILHHGTTKMLSHDAISDPNFEDEILEMLSEPHEKQTSNV